A single region of the Dehalococcoidia bacterium genome encodes:
- a CDS encoding DUF951 domain-containing protein, whose translation MDFRLGDVVRLRRKHPCGGFDWRVVRVGADIGLVCLNCGRRVLLERRVLEKRLREFLARGPQVDITIPGSGPLGEEA comes from the coding sequence ATCGACTTCAGGCTGGGCGACGTCGTCCGGCTGCGGCGAAAGCACCCTTGCGGCGGCTTCGACTGGCGCGTGGTCCGCGTGGGCGCGGACATCGGACTGGTGTGCCTGAACTGCGGGCGGCGCGTGCTGCTGGAGCGACGGGTGCTGGAGAAGCGCTTGCGGGAGTTCCTGGCGCGCGGGCCGCAAGTCGACATAACTATTCCAGGGAGCGGCCCTCTCGGCGAGGAAGCCTAA
- the pyrF gene encoding orotidine-5'-phosphate decarboxylase has protein sequence MRFLEKLEAAVERNDSLLCVGLDPDPALMAIEDVAAFNRAIIEATSDLVCCYKPNLAFYEALGGEGWDALRATMAAVPAHIPVIADAKRGDIGNTAAAYARAIFDVLGADAMTVNCYGGRDSMEPFLEREDRGVLVWCRSSNPGAGDLQDLEVSFGPDRQPLWQVVALRARAWNTRGNVGLVVGATYPVQLAQARALCPDMPVLVPGVGAQEGAVGEAVRAGLDARGRGIIVSASRGVTYASRGRDFAEAAREAALKLRDEINGHRRAGTASGG, from the coding sequence ATGAGGTTCCTCGAGAAGCTGGAGGCCGCGGTCGAGCGCAACGACTCGCTTCTCTGCGTTGGCCTCGACCCCGACCCGGCGCTGATGGCGATCGAAGACGTGGCGGCGTTCAACCGCGCGATCATCGAGGCGACGTCTGACCTGGTTTGCTGTTACAAGCCAAACCTGGCCTTCTACGAGGCTCTGGGCGGCGAAGGCTGGGACGCCCTGCGGGCGACGATGGCCGCTGTGCCTGCGCACATCCCCGTCATCGCCGACGCCAAGCGGGGCGATATCGGCAACACGGCGGCCGCCTACGCGCGGGCCATCTTCGACGTGCTCGGCGCCGATGCGATGACGGTGAACTGCTACGGCGGCCGCGATTCGATGGAGCCTTTCCTGGAGCGAGAGGACCGCGGCGTACTCGTGTGGTGCCGGTCTTCGAATCCCGGGGCCGGCGACTTGCAGGACCTCGAGGTGAGCTTCGGCCCCGACCGGCAGCCCCTCTGGCAAGTGGTGGCGCTGCGGGCCAGGGCCTGGAACACGCGAGGCAACGTCGGGCTTGTCGTGGGCGCGACATACCCGGTGCAGCTGGCGCAGGCGCGGGCGCTCTGCCCCGACATGCCTGTCCTGGTGCCCGGAGTCGGCGCGCAGGAGGGCGCGGTAGGGGAGGCGGTGCGGGCCGGGCTCGACGCGCGGGGACGCGGGATCATCGTCTCCGCATCGCGCGGCGTGACCTACGCTTCCAGGGGACGGGACTTCGCCGAGGCGGCGCGAGAGGCGGCGCTGAAGCTGCGCGACGAGATTAACGGCCACAGGCGCGCCGGCACCGCGTCCGGAGGCTGA
- a CDS encoding P-II family nitrogen regulator yields MKMIQAVIRPDREEAVAAALARASFPALTKWDVTGRGKQRGIQVGSQLYDELAKCMIMVVVKDEDAENAVSVIREAAFSGYTGDGKVFISAIEDAVTIRTGKSEL; encoded by the coding sequence ATGAAGATGATCCAGGCAGTCATACGCCCTGACCGGGAAGAGGCCGTTGCCGCCGCCCTTGCCCGCGCCAGCTTCCCGGCGCTGACGAAGTGGGACGTCACCGGGCGCGGCAAACAGCGCGGAATCCAGGTCGGCAGCCAGCTGTATGACGAGCTGGCGAAGTGCATGATCATGGTCGTCGTCAAGGACGAAGACGCCGAAAACGCCGTCAGCGTCATCCGCGAAGCCGCCTTCAGCGGTTACACCGGCGACGGCAAGGTCTTCATCTCCGCCATCGAAGACGCCGTCACCATCCGTACCGGCAAGTCAGAGCTCTGA
- a CDS encoding LuxR C-terminal-related transcriptional regulator has translation MGPVSRRGRPPHPDVLTPAEWQVLNFVRHGMSNRQIARKRNTSLDAVKFHIANLLIKLDAADRGALRAWPGAPYDSAMARRECTKMPERLQLGPIGQIGRHTTDIKRAEAWYRDVLGLPHLFTFGNLAFFDCNGTRLFISTGENGGERHDESCLHFQVPDINAAFEELKSRGVKFQGAPHMIHRHENGVEEWMAFFEDPDGGPLALMARVG, from the coding sequence ATGGGGCCCGTAAGCCGAAGGGGACGCCCGCCGCACCCGGACGTGCTCACTCCTGCCGAGTGGCAGGTGCTGAACTTCGTCCGGCACGGGATGAGCAACCGCCAGATCGCCCGCAAGCGGAACACGAGCCTGGACGCGGTCAAGTTCCACATCGCCAACCTGCTGATCAAGCTGGACGCAGCGGACCGAGGAGCCCTGAGGGCCTGGCCGGGCGCGCCGTACGACAGCGCGATGGCAAGAAGGGAGTGCACGAAAATGCCGGAAAGGCTTCAACTGGGACCGATCGGTCAGATAGGGCGCCACACCACCGACATAAAGCGGGCAGAGGCGTGGTACCGCGACGTGCTGGGGCTGCCGCACCTGTTCACCTTTGGGAACCTCGCCTTCTTTGATTGCAACGGCACGCGGTTGTTCATCAGCACGGGCGAGAACGGCGGCGAGCGGCACGATGAGTCCTGCCTGCACTTCCAGGTACCAGACATCAACGCCGCGTTCGAGGAGCTCAAGTCGCGAGGGGTGAAGTTCCAGGGCGCGCCGCACATGATCCACCGCCATGAAAACGGCGTGGAGGAGTGGATGGCGTTCTTCGAGGACCCGGACGGGGGGCCGCTGGCGCTGATGGCGCGGGTCGGCTAG
- a CDS encoding rod shape-determining protein, whose amino-acid sequence MLGKRIGIDLGTANVLVYVKGEGIVIKEPAVVALAVRDNTVVAVGTAARDMIGRTPGTINVIRPMKHGVIADYLITEAMLRHFISKVTGRFNIVRPEVMVCIPAGVTSVEQRAVRDAAEQAGARRPAHLIPEPLAAAIGAHIPVGTASGNMIIDIGGGRSEAAVISMYGIVVAESVRLAGDAMDDAIATYIKRRHNLAIGERMAEEIKIGIGSAVPLEPELMMEVRGRDQITGLPKTITVSSSEITTALQDCLAAIVQTAKNVLERTPPEMASDVVDRGIVLTGGGALLRGLDQLIAEQTNVPCQVADNPQDCVAIGAGAALEYLDVIKRSLPTEEELLLSNYP is encoded by the coding sequence ATGCTTGGAAAGCGTATAGGGATCGACCTGGGGACGGCGAATGTCCTCGTCTACGTGAAGGGCGAGGGCATCGTGATCAAGGAGCCGGCGGTCGTTGCGCTGGCAGTGCGCGACAACACCGTCGTGGCGGTGGGGACGGCGGCGCGAGACATGATCGGCCGCACCCCGGGCACCATCAACGTCATCCGCCCGATGAAGCACGGCGTGATCGCTGACTACCTGATCACGGAGGCGATGCTGCGTCACTTCATCAGCAAGGTGACCGGCCGGTTCAACATCGTCCGGCCGGAGGTCATGGTCTGCATCCCGGCCGGCGTGACCAGCGTCGAGCAGCGAGCGGTGCGGGATGCGGCCGAGCAGGCCGGGGCGCGCCGGCCCGCGCACCTCATCCCGGAGCCCCTCGCGGCGGCGATTGGCGCCCACATCCCGGTAGGGACGGCGAGCGGGAACATGATCATCGACATCGGCGGCGGGCGCTCGGAGGCGGCCGTAATCTCGATGTACGGCATCGTGGTCGCGGAGTCGGTGCGCCTCGCCGGTGACGCCATGGACGACGCCATCGCTACTTACATCAAGCGGCGCCACAACCTGGCGATCGGCGAGCGCATGGCTGAGGAGATCAAGATCGGCATCGGCAGCGCGGTGCCGCTGGAGCCGGAACTGATGATGGAGGTGCGCGGGCGCGACCAGATCACCGGGCTGCCCAAGACCATCACCGTTTCCTCCAGCGAGATCACGACTGCCCTGCAGGACTGCCTGGCGGCGATAGTGCAGACGGCGAAAAACGTGCTGGAACGCACGCCGCCGGAGATGGCGTCGGATGTGGTCGACCGCGGCATCGTGCTGACGGGTGGCGGGGCGCTCCTGCGCGGCCTCGACCAGCTGATCGCCGAGCAGACGAACGTGCCCTGCCAGGTCGCGGACAACCCGCAGGACTGCGTGGCGATCGGGGCGGGCGCCGCGCTCGAGTACCTGGACGTGATCAAGCGCTCCTTGCCGACGGAAGAAGAGCTGCTGCTCTCGAACTATCCGTAG